A genomic window from Vitis riparia cultivar Riparia Gloire de Montpellier isolate 1030 chromosome 18, EGFV_Vit.rip_1.0, whole genome shotgun sequence includes:
- the LOC117905827 gene encoding probable carboxylesterase 18 has product MSGTAGGKVRKWPDLPWKVRLFVTAFGFLTDASFRRNGKVNRCLINLIDCKVPPSDRPVNGVTTSDTTVDPSRNLWYRYFVPSAAEAGRMLPVVVYFHGGGFVMLSPSSQLFDDLCRLLARELPAVIVSVNYRLAPEHRCPASYEDGVDVLRFIDEKPPANADLTRCFIVGDSAGGNIAHHVTARAGEHNLRNLNIAGVIPIQPYFGGEERTVSEIQLEGAPLVSMKRTDWCWKAFLPEGSDRDHPAANVFGPNSSDISGLRFPKSLVFMGGFDPLRDWQKRYCGGLKSNGKEVREADYPNAMHSFYAFPELPESTLFLRELQDFIYPQ; this is encoded by the coding sequence ATGTCCGGTACAGCCGGCGGCAAAGTCCGTAAATGGCCGGATCTTCCATGGAAGGTCCGACTCTTCGTCACAGCCTTCGGGTTCCTCACAGATGCTTCTTTCCGACGTAATGGCAAAGTTAACCGCTGTCTTATTAACCTCATTGATTGCAAAGTCCCCCCCTCCGACAGGCCAGTTAACGGCGTCACCACCTCCGACACCACAGTCGACCCCTCCCGGAACCTCTGGTACCGCTACTTCGTTCCTAGCGCAGCCGAGGCTGGCAGGATGCTTCCCGTTGTCGTCTACTTCCACGGTGGCGGATTCGTGATGCTCTCCCCGAGCTCCCAGCTCTTCGACGACCTCTGCCGCCTCCTCGCCAGAGAACTCCCCGCCGTTATTGTCTCCGTCAACTACCGCCTCGCCCCAGAGCACCGCTGCCCAGCTTCGTATGAAGACGGCGTCGACGTCCTCAGATTCATCGACGAAAAACCCCCCGCCAACGCCGATCTAACCCGCTGCTTCATCGTAGGAGACAGCGCCGGCGGCAACATCGCTCACCACGTGACTGCCAGAGCCGGGGAGCACAACTTACGAAACTTGAACATCGCGGGAGTCATCCCGATACAGCCATATTTCGGCGGAGAAGAGAGAACAGTATCCGAAATTCAGCTCGAGGGAGCTCCGCTAGTGTCCATGAAGCGCACGGACTGGTGCTGGAAGGCGTTTCTGCCGGAGGGGTCGGATCGAGACCATCCGGCGGCGAATGTATTCGGGCCGAACTCGAGCGATATATCGGGGTTGAGATTTCCGAAAAGTTTGGTGTTCATGGGAGGCTTTGATCCATTGAGAGACTGGCAGAAGAGGTATTGTGGAGGACTGAAAAGCAACGGAAAAGAAGTGAGGGAGGCTGATTATCCAAACGCCATGCACTCCTTTTATGCTTTCCCTGAACTGCCTGAATCTACTCTATTTCTGAGGGAGCTTCAAGATTTCATTTATCctcaataa